attaaactGTTGTTACATATCAAATCTGATTACATAGAGTCATCTCTCCTAATTTCTATTCTCGACAACAAAACTGTTGGTTGGTTTTGTGGTTTCGAGAATTTACAACTAGTAAAAAATCTGATTACAGAGAGAGTCGTCTCTCCTAATCTCTATTCTCGACAACAAAATTGTTAGTTGGTTTTGTGGTTTTGAGAATTTACAACTATTTTACTATCAATTATTCTATCTCTATTCAATGTTTTTAGCTgaacaaataaattttgaaattgccTTGGACTTTTACCATGGATTATATTATTCCTTTCCTgccatatcaaataaataaacccATTCCAGGGTGGCCTTAAAGATTTCCATTTACAATGAACAAGTACCAGCCAAATGCCATGAAAAATGTTGCAACAGCAAGTTTTCAATATTTCCTCACTGCAAGAACAAATATGCTTTTATCCATGCCGCCCAAAGAGAGCCAGCATTGGCATATATGCCGTGCTCATAGACAATAATTATTATGGGTTTGCGTTATCTAATTGCCAAAGGCATAGGAGAACAagtcaaaaatcaaatttagatTCCCCAGTTTCTTTAAACAAAATGATTAGTAAAAGCTTTTATCCATCCACTTGTTCACTTAAATTATTGTTTGATTGAAGCTGACCTCACTCGTGATGTACGTTATTTAgaaatactctcttttttttgtacATCTGAAAGCATCGCTAATGGCTATAAgcgtttaaaaaaaagaaaaaaaagataggAACTTGAAAAACAAAAGTCACCATATTTAACTGGAATTGACGGGCGCACAACCCCATGTTCAAACAATGCCGgcgaaaaaaggaaaaggaaaagacaaGATGAAATACAAAAGAGCTTCTCCAATTGAAATTACAAAACAGAATATTATTCTCCAAGAAAAACCGGCCCAATGTTATTTAACAGCTTCAATTTACTCCTCTGCCAATGGAACTGATTCAGCCTGCATTTTACAAATAACCAACAATGTAATTAAAGCCAAATGAAGGACATTTATACAGAATGGGGATGTGACTATGTGAATTACCAGCTTGCGGTACTTAAGAGCATAAAACATCTCAAGGTAACGACGACTCTCACGGCGTTCAAGGTTGGAAACATGCTTCCAGAATCCATACACTCCGGTCAGGGTCAATAGTCTCTCCGAGTAAATCTTCCATGTATACCTGATTCAGACAATTTATACTCGTTACAACAAATACTAAACAATATAAACCCAAGAGGAAAatggttttttctttcttgtgtGTGTGTGAGAGCTTACTTCTCCTCGATACGTTTCAAGCCTCCTTGGGAGATTTTATCCCAGTGAGATGGATCTTTCTTACACTTTTCAAAGAAATCGACCAGTATGTCAGCAGCTTGATCACCATGGTAAGGATCAATGTTGAAACCAGATTTCCCATGGACAATAATCTCGGCTGGTCCACCGTTGCAGGTTGCGAATGTTGGCAAACCGCAAGTCATTGCCTCCACAACTGTCAATCCAAAGGCTTCATACAATGCAGGCTGTACAAAGGCACCTTTCGTGTCGCAAATGTATCGGTAAAGTTCACCATTTCGGATTCTGTTCATTTGAGATGATATCCATCTGAATTGGCCGTTCAAGTTGTACTTCTCGATCAGCTCAAACATTTTCTTCATTTCGGCCTTCTCTTCCAAATCTTTAGATTCCTTTCGCCTATCACCACCTACAACTACGAGGTTAGCCAACTCACGCAACTTTGCATTCTTGCCGTACCACTCGACGAGTCCGGTTAAGTTCTTGACACGATCAAGCCTTGCCATTGTGAACAGAATTGGCTTGTTGCGGTCATTGAGCACACATCTGTAGGAAAATCAGGGACAAATCATTAGTTCAGACGGGATATGTTCCCACAATCGGATTTTgctaaaacatataaaaaagcTTGCACTTACAAGTGTTCTTCATTCTCAACTTTGCTGTAAAGAAGGTCTTCGATCTCAGTATGGAAATGCTTCAACCTCCGCTTCTCTTCGGTGTAAGGGAAGTATATCTCCATATCAGCACCAGGGGAAACAATGTTGAATTTGGGATCAAACACATCGATACCATGTACAACACGGTAGAGACCAGGAAGAGTGAAAGCAGTGTGGCTCTCGTATTGACCAACAGTGTCCTTGCTGAAAACCATTTGagaattttattaatgttaatgaTCTTCATTATCCGCCGAGAATTAATAAAACATCTCAAGTACTGAGAGAATTAAATCATCTATTTATTACCTTCCTGCAATTTCCTGGAAAGTACTGGTGATGATGAAATCTGTATGGTTCATTGCAAAAAGATCAGCTGTAAATTGGCAAGAGAAATGGTATTTGTCTTCAAGCTTCTTCCAGTAGATATCTGAATCAGGATATTTTGTCTTCTCCAAAGCATGGGCGATGGTGCACTACACAAGGGTGAAAAACCAAGTCATTGTACTGTAATCCGACCCGACCGAATAAACGAGAAGATACAAGATCCGGCAAATTAGTTTTTAACAAACCTGTGTGACACCCAATTTATGTGCGAGCAAGGAGGCGACGATATTGCCATCACTGTAGTTTCCGATGATCAGATCTGGCTTGCCTTGCAACTCTTTGGAGATTTCATGAGCAACATCCTATGAAACAAACATATTTACTCgtaaataaaactaatgtgATCTACCATCATACAAAATGAATCAATGGCTCATAAGTTTCACCTCTGTGTAGGTTTCCAAGTATGGCCAGACTTCAAATCTTGAGATCCATTTACGAACAATTCCCTTTTCTGTTCTGAAGGGTACTCGAAGAATATCCGAGTACTCTGTTCCGTATACTTTCTCAAGTCGTTGACCGCATGTTGTTCCGACAGCATCAGGAAGAAGTCTAGTAATCTGAAAGAGGAAACAGAGATATAAGCatacaaaatagtaaaaagccGAAAGGAAGGATTAAAACTACTAGCAGTCTCACAATGAGGATTCGAGGGGTGATGTTGAGTCCTTGTTGCTTTATACGGAGGAGCATCTCATTCTCCAAAGCTCGGACTTGATCCAAGATGTAAACAACCTGGCCACCGGTGTCGGGATACCCCAAAACATTGTCTTGAGCGAAGTATCCGTGGGGAGTGAGAATCACAACATTGAACACCATGGGGATTCTCCCAAGGAACTTCTCAAGGGTGCAAGGATCAGGTGCCTCAAGAAGATCCAAAAGGAGTTGGATCATCTCGAGCACGCGTTGTGCGGTGTCACCCCAACCTCTTTCCAAACCGATTTCCTGGAACCGGTGTTCGAATTCGGCACATGGTGTCTCAGGAGGTAGGGTACCAAGATACTCCTCTGCTTTCCTCAAAACATGTTGAAGAGCATTCAAGTTCTGAATTCTGTCATTCAACATCATGTTCTGCAAAAAGAACAACTCAGCATTTTAAATCCAGAAAAGACAGTACCATGAATCTAGTAAATCTTAGTATCAGCATGCAAGAAATCTGTCTGGTCTATCCACTGACAAATTCTGACAGATTTTTTTTGCAATAAAATAAGCAAATGAGGCATACCTTGCCCTTGTGGCAATGGACTCTGAGGAATTCGAGCAAAGGGTGCATGCTCTCCTTGTCATGGAACAATTTTGCCGAAAGGTGACGATTTAGGAACTCCACACCATTACCAATGGATTTTGAAAGAGTTGGGCGGGGGAATGATGAGTTGAAGGGCTCAAAATCCAATTCCAAAACAAAGTTTCCATTTGAACTACAAACAATGCAAAGAAACATTGTTAAAAACCAACAAACAGATCAGATGAActcaaatatacatatacaaacaGATCATATAGTTACCTTCCATCAACAAGCTCTTCCTTGAAGTGGAGATACTCAGCAACAGTAAGTTCCTCAACAACAAGGGCGTGAACATTCACTCTAATGTACTCCCAAACACCAGGCCTTGGACGAACAGCAAGTGCAACCCATGGAGGCAACACGATCGCTTCCTATAACCCCAAAAATCATCCTAAAATCAACACCTTGTAATCCcccaaaataatgaaaaaagaaatggagaaaatgGGTTTTCCTTATACCTGACTAGCCTTCAATACTTCAAAAAATGCACCATCAGCGAGCTTCTTTCTGTTCTCTTCAGGGATAGCTTCAAACTCTAGAATAATTTGATGGTGTTGCAGAATTCCTTTTCCTTTGCCCTCGATCCTACAATAAAAAACCaacaattttataaacaaaatgtAAACATCTCAAAAGAAAAACACCATGCAGGGAAACAGTCATTGATGGATCAGATTCAAATTACCTTGAGAGCAAGGCCAAAATCTCGTTCCTGTGAGCAAGAAGGGTCTCATCTAAACGCTCACGGAGACTGTGGACGCGAGTGATCACAGGATTAGCCATTTCTTTGAACtgtaaaaagggaaaaaaaaaacagagctTAAAAACAGAGTAAGTGTGAACAAAGGAAGGATGGAGAGATTATCCAAATGATCAAAACCAACATAATTCTACAAgacttcaaaatttttccaaatccACCAACCACATGGAATATCTTTAATCTTTAATCAAACACTGTTTCTTGTTTAACTAAGTTTTGAAACAGAATATTATGAGATCCAGTCctttattctagaaaatttagtcatttaagtaaaaaagagaaaatgaaatctTAATGCAGTTCAAGGGAAAAAATCCTCAAAACCAGGATTCTAAGTGGATCATATGGCACTGTTTTTTCTACAGAAATTTGGGCAGAGAAACGCCCCTGTTCAACAAGAAAGCATGGTTTTAATTTTGGCAGAGTTTTAGTTCTTTCACTATAGAAATTCGGGTAGCAAAATGGGCAGAAAAACAGAACCCCAGAAGGACAAATAAGAAGAGCAACATGGGAATGAAGTGAATTTCTTCATCAGAAAAAAGGTTCAAAGTTTAGCTATAGATCAATGAACTAAAGCTAAAAAAAGAACAGAGGATCAAACATTAAAACTACActaaactaaagaaaagaaggaaaagaagaaaagaagagagaaacaaaagagCACCTTAACGTAAATAATGAATGGGGGGGTTTAACGCAATGGAGAATACAATGGAAGAAGCTGGAGTTGAGATGGGAATTTATAGAAGGAAAAGCCGATAAATTATGGTAAAGGAACATATCAacttattattgatttattaattaaaataactgcggttaaaacttaaaaaccttttttaattaaaaaaaaagttttgagaaTCTGAGGAGTTCGATAAACCGACAGAATTTTCTAGGATGAGTGGTAATTTCAGACATTAATTTTAACGTTTGTAAAGAAATGTCAAATGTGTCTGTcgttgaaaaaaaagaagtgagaATCAAGGGACTGGTAAGAAAAGAAACCGCTAGTTGgccaaaaatataaatagaaggAAAGACAGTGTTGTAAATTAATTAAGCAGCAATTAAAGAGCAAAATTTCCTTTTATGGAATATATATTGCAACTCTTGAATTGGTGTGATTACTTCTTGGGGGTTAAGTAAATTTATACATTACCATAATGGTAAAAAGTAggtattagattaattaaatccAACTCTGAACCGTACGTACAATTTGTCctttaaaagggtaaatttaattacaatgtttggaaataaatcaacaaaaatattatccaatttgttttttaattatttttataatttttgcagtgtaaaagaataatgaaataaCAAGTGTAGGTACCCAAGTCAGGAACTGCAGAAATTTTAAGTGGGGTCAAGGGCAGGTGCTTGTGATCATCACAGCCAggactttctttttgttttctgtttatGCAGAGTAaccaatgaaattaaatttagagtaaaattactcaaaatttgtgcttttttcttacttttgaatgtgattttctttattttaaatttttgggttaaagtCTTGAATGTGATCTAACAAATAGTACTATATACTCCTaactcatcaactaacatcGTTTTTCCCACCAAACTAAACGCCCCACAActgtaaaagaaaatgaaaaggatCTCCTTAAGCATATGCCCCTTCTACAATTggtactttaattttataaaaaaaataattttttaatttttttatctcttttaactcttaaattttataaagaaatggaaaaattagCGTTGATGAGCTTTGTTGATATAgcgtgaattaaattttaaatatatatattttaaccattctaatgatttttaaccttttaatatttttattttaaaaatttaattaaatactcACGTTTGATCCactcaacaaaattaacaaataataacttaTCTATCCATTTTaagtgatttgataaaaaaataataaaagactGTGTGGATAAGGAGAATGCcgcttgttgttgttgttatttgaaatgaaatttaattattatgttaaataataaagttaaataaaattaaaagaaataaggaaGCCGAATGGGCCCTACTCGTCCGCCCCATAGGAGCCTTCTGTATGTACAAAATCCATAGAGAATCAATTTacttttagtttagtttagtttatttataaaGCTACTCGtagtatatttataatataaccATAAAATGTGGTGAATAACTATATAAATCAAACTTAATTGTCTAAAAAAAGACACTTTTAAAgatataataattgtaaaattctATTTACAtgtcacatattttaatttataattaatttaatattacttCATATTAACCAAACTCACAAAAGGCTTTTATTGGAATTATAAATCTTGATTAACgttaatatttaaatcatttagCTTCATATTAATCTTCACTTCACATTATttctaattaatatttcatttttcctcCCTTAGCAAACATGTTGCAATATTTATAGAAcaacttcaaaaaataaaaaataaaaattcaataccGCCTCCGCCGTCCTTACCTCACCACCCCTGGTTTTGCTATTACTTTCACAATACCGCTTTCTTATTTTCATCCTCGCTTATTTAAGATTActatatttgatttttggttaaaatgtgaaataagtCCATGTactattcataaattcataatttaattctcatacttttatttctattaatttagtctagtcactttttagattttaaaatttactattaacactattaaaattatttttaaaattcaaaactattttaatcacattactaccaaatgattattttttattctaaaatatcacaccaaaccaaaaaatataataaaaatttaaattttgaatttagtctTAATCTTTATttacatgttaaattttataagaaaaaatcatcaattataACGTGATAACTTAAAAGCATTACTTTTCATGTAAAGAAAGGCATTGCTCAATTAAATTCGTCTATTTATAAGTTTTCGGTTGAGTGTAGTTATgtgttacaaatattttataaaattgttttgaatttttataaaaaatgtgaaataacaTTTggattcattattatttttaacctttatttatttttcttcctcaaacttatttttaaaatggtaaCGAAAGATTATATATATAGCACTGTTCCCATCCCAATAAAATAAGAGCCGGCCACGTAATCGTTTACAATTGCAGGGGGAAATTAGTCATTTCGACttccttaattatttaatttttaaaattttcctctttttgaataaattacagAAAATTAAGCAGTCTCAGCTCAGCGTGAAAGTCACGGGGCGCCAGTTACGGCATAGGGTGGGGTCACGATTGTCGGAAGGCCCATTTGCAAAACCAAAGATCCTCGGCTAGCAAGGTGCCTAGATATGATTGGTAGGTCTTGGAAATGAGTAACCATACTGAGTTTAGTTCCATCAGAAACAAGTCTAGCTGGCAAGTGGTGGGGTCCCTCGAATGAAAGTGCAAAACAGCGAACTATAAAACCGGATTAGCCGAAGATTTCATCGATGTCCGACGTGGCGTTCAGTGCACCGACAATTTCTTGAAAGTACCACTGCGAAAATAAATAACTTCATAAgcataaacaattttaattattataataaatatactatttaatttaatcatccaAGGTTTATAAACATGcttatcttattattttgagGGGGTAATTGGGAAtttgaaaaagagagaaaataatgtCTCCTGGACAATCCATTGGGTAGGTGTTGTGGTTTTTGGGTCATCTGATATTTAATTTTCGACCCCCCACCTCATGTGGCTTATGACTTAATGTTGACTTCATATATGTGGTTAGTATTAGTAAATAAATTGTTTAGTTAATACTAAGTCCATGTTGATTTTAGActttataacattaaaaaagaCTTTATTGTAAGATGAGATATtgaactagaaaaaaaaaacctatggAATGAACTGGTTTCGTATATATTTTAAGcatgaaataaaatgaaggaGGAATTTGGATAATGTTGAGACGGGAAAAATAGAGATTGAAAGGAAATTAGGTGAAATGCGGGTCACGTGGAGGGGAGACAAGGAGACAGCAATAAATTCCTTTGAGCCATTTATTGTATAAGATTATAAGACCGTACGTAGTTAAAATGGCCTTGGGAGTTAAGAAACGGAGGGACGATAAAAATTGACGCAGAATAGTTGCCAATATTGTCGGTTTGCAATTAAGCTTTAAACAGAGCCGTACACTCAGATCGAGAGATAACTCCCACCGTTAAGCCATTGGACCATTTGGACTCCATATGTAAGTTTGTTAGTTAGATGTTAAAACAAAGCTTAATACACTGAATTTTTaggtaaattatatttaaggtttttaaattgatgataaatttatatttttatcacttaattatttaaatttttttatttaaatcattagattcttaaaattgttgttgtatggTCTTCTTTGTTCAGATCGTTTATATCAATTGAAAGctttcatttatattcatttttataattcagtttttttttataaaataactttgTACGTCACgaatttacaaatcaaaattgaaataattttcttcTCCGATATCTGATACTAACCATCAGATCGACTTGAATCTAATGTGTGTTTTTCTACCCATCAATGGGTATTTGATCCATCGTACCGGTCATCGAATCGTCACTTGAAGCTTGCTAacttgactttaaaaaaaaacacttaatagTCTagtcatttaaataaaaattttagaatagttcagtgacttaaatgaaaattttaaaataattcaattactattttgtaacttttttaaagttgagtgaccaaaacgtaaacttattaACAAATTAGTTAGCTTGAGTGCAATTTCTTTGTAATTTGATACTTGGAAGTATTTTTGGTAATGGTTTGACATTTAAAACAAGGCTACGTGTTTACTTTTATCTATATCAACAATTACGTAGCTTTaacatgattttttaaagtaattattaaaactaaatttaatttttgaatataaaaaactattttattctCTCTacgttctctctctctctccaaTGTACAACAAGCTATAAAGGAAAATAGCCATAAACACCGGCGGAGCAATCGGCAGTGGAGAAACCACTGTCCATGGTGTCCATATGATCGTGATCGCTGATATCCAAGATGAATTAGGCCAAAAACTATTCGAATCCATATGCTCCCATAAGTGCTCATACATGCAATTGATGTTCCCAATGAATAACAAGTGAATAATTTAGTCCAGTGGGAGGTCCAAAACCCTGGGCGGCTTGACATCATGTTCGATAACTGTGGGATAGTTAGCAACTCAGCTCAAACCGTCCTTGAACTAGACCTTGCGGCGTTTGACCGCCTTTTCACCATCAATGTCAGCGGCATGGCTGCTTGTTTGAAGCACGCTGCACGAGCTATGGTGGAACTGAACGTCATAGGAAATATCGTTTGAAAGTATGACATGCAATGCTTGGGTTGGCGAGATGATATTGCAGTAAATCGGAGATGCAGGtcggtaaataataataataataacggGAGAGAGTTTTTtgtaaacatttataattttttttttattttcatttaataaattatttttattccagtaaaaaaaatggaaaacacCGCATCAACATTGATAAAATACTtcaaatatcaatataaaaataaacgaGATATTTTGATCTCACATTCGTTTACGGTTCATGTACGAAtttataattatcttttaaagttttaaaacaaaggaTATACTTTTAATATCTCGGCAATATTGTTAATTGAAGCaactattataattttattgtatatttaaatttaaatttcttgtttaAGTTTAGAGTAGGACGATGAATACAAATAGAAGGCGGAGCATTTACAATTGCATTAACGTGTCGCTTGTAATTGTAATGTGGTGCTTGAGTCGTGGTTGAGatatttaggtaaaaattaagtatatgaattaattggatgtaatgaaacaaaaatgactCAACAAGTTGGTCGCCAAATTTGTTCTTTATGATTGACATATTTAGCTAATTTTGTCTGAATTAGTATATAAATATAGGTTTTGCCGTACAACACCCATAAAACTTAGATTTTTATTGGCCAACTTggtgaaataaaaatttgaagactAAATAATTAGACATCAATTCCACATCTTtatcaacttttaaatttagtagTAGCAActtttccttattattttaaaggtacgtgagttttaattttacaacatttattgtaaACTGTAAAATCAACGATGAATAACAATTACGACAAGACAAATAACAGATCAACTTTGTCCCACATAAAATATCTCACCTTATCACCTTTTATTAActtcttttatcaattaaatagtttttatttcaaatttatgacTATACGATGATAAAAGACTGAAATtgtgtaaataaatattcagATTTTTGTTACTTGGGAgttaaacttttgttttatttttacacaAGTATGatgcatttaaataaaattatcatcatATTAATTACCAAATgttgtatttaaataaaataaaactactttaattaattttaacaaacatcATCAACACAAACAACATTTCCTTGAACTCACAAAATACATTGGAATTCACGCATTAGTGCCTAATGccaataattatttatacacattattagaaaaaaaaacaccctTTTGGAAAGGAGGAtggaatcaaatttaaattattggtTGACCCGCAATTTGTGttgggttaattatttatttttcactaaATTATAATGTTACAATTTGTTCAAAGCTTTTGTACtctttgtatatttaaaatttaatcttcatacttttatttttaggcatttagtctctctacttttcaatttaaaaattctgtTCGTTTTAACATTATTAGAATTCTTTTGTGTTGGTAtccatataataaaaaataacaatataacaAACCTGGATTTAAAAGAGAATTTTAAtg
This sequence is a window from Gossypium raimondii isolate GPD5lz chromosome 5, ASM2569854v1, whole genome shotgun sequence. Protein-coding genes within it:
- the LOC105767999 gene encoding sucrose synthase, encoding MANPVITRVHSLRERLDETLLAHRNEILALLSRIEGKGKGILQHHQIILEFEAIPEENRKKLADGAFFEVLKASQEAIVLPPWVALAVRPRPGVWEYIRVNVHALVVEELTVAEYLHFKEELVDGSSNGNFVLELDFEPFNSSFPRPTLSKSIGNGVEFLNRHLSAKLFHDKESMHPLLEFLRVHCHKGKNMMLNDRIQNLNALQHVLRKAEEYLGTLPPETPCAEFEHRFQEIGLERGWGDTAQRVLEMIQLLLDLLEAPDPCTLEKFLGRIPMVFNVVILTPHGYFAQDNVLGYPDTGGQVVYILDQVRALENEMLLRIKQQGLNITPRILIITRLLPDAVGTTCGQRLEKVYGTEYSDILRVPFRTEKGIVRKWISRFEVWPYLETYTEDVAHEISKELQGKPDLIIGNYSDGNIVASLLAHKLGVTQCTIAHALEKTKYPDSDIYWKKLEDKYHFSCQFTADLFAMNHTDFIITSTFQEIAGSKDTVGQYESHTAFTLPGLYRVVHGIDVFDPKFNIVSPGADMEIYFPYTEEKRRLKHFHTEIEDLLYSKVENEEHLCVLNDRNKPILFTMARLDRVKNLTGLVEWYGKNAKLRELANLVVVGGDRRKESKDLEEKAEMKKMFELIEKYNLNGQFRWISSQMNRIRNGELYRYICDTKGAFVQPALYEAFGLTVVEAMTCGLPTFATCNGGPAEIIVHGKSGFNIDPYHGDQAADILVDFFEKCKKDPSHWDKISQGGLKRIEEKYTWKIYSERLLTLTGVYGFWKHVSNLERRESRRYLEMFYALKYRKLAESVPLAEE